Proteins found in one Bacillus subtilis subsp. subtilis str. 168 genomic segment:
- the pitB gene encoding putative low-affinity inorganic phosphate transporter (Evidence 2b: Function from indirect experimental evidences (e.g. phenotypes); PubMedId: 10784039, 15849754, 16850406; Product type t: transporter): protein MDILLILTILIVICALAFDFINGFHDTANAIATSVSTKALKPRHAIILAAVMNFVGAMTFTGVAKTITKDIVDPYTLENGSVVILAALLAAIAWNLITWYYGIPSSSSHAIIGAIAGAAIAAAGFAALNYKGFIKIIEALILSPIIAFVLGFILYSIVKLIFKDSNLAKTNKQFRRVQIVTAALQSYTHGTNDAQKAMGIITMALITANLHTSANDIPTWVQFACATAMGLGTSIGGWKIIKTVGGKIMKIRPVNGVSADLTGAAIIFGATFIHLPVSTTHVISSSILGVGASHRVKGVNWGTAKRMLITWVITLPISATLGAIAYFILNMIF, encoded by the coding sequence ATGGATATTCTATTAATATTAACGATACTAATAGTCATTTGTGCTCTGGCGTTTGATTTCATCAACGGGTTTCATGATACGGCAAACGCAATTGCGACTTCGGTATCAACAAAAGCGTTAAAACCGCGCCATGCCATTATATTGGCTGCTGTGATGAACTTTGTCGGAGCAATGACGTTTACAGGTGTTGCCAAAACCATTACGAAAGACATCGTAGATCCTTATACGCTGGAAAATGGCTCTGTTGTCATTTTGGCTGCGCTACTCGCTGCAATTGCCTGGAACCTTATCACATGGTACTACGGTATCCCAAGCAGCTCATCCCATGCCATCATCGGCGCTATTGCCGGTGCAGCCATTGCGGCAGCCGGATTTGCAGCGTTAAACTATAAGGGCTTCATTAAAATCATTGAAGCACTGATTCTATCACCAATTATTGCCTTTGTCCTTGGTTTTATTCTTTATAGCATCGTTAAGCTGATTTTCAAAGACAGCAACTTGGCGAAAACGAATAAGCAATTCCGCAGAGTGCAGATTGTAACAGCTGCCCTGCAATCGTATACACACGGAACAAACGATGCGCAAAAAGCAATGGGAATTATCACAATGGCTCTCATCACAGCGAATTTACATACTTCTGCTAATGATATTCCTACCTGGGTGCAATTCGCCTGCGCGACAGCCATGGGTCTCGGAACATCAATCGGCGGCTGGAAAATCATCAAAACCGTTGGCGGAAAGATCATGAAAATCCGTCCGGTAAACGGTGTTTCCGCTGACTTAACCGGAGCAGCCATTATTTTCGGCGCCACGTTTATTCATTTGCCGGTCAGTACAACCCACGTCATTTCTTCATCAATTCTTGGCGTCGGTGCGTCCCACCGCGTAAAAGGCGTAAACTGGGGTACGGCCAAGCGAATGCTCATTACATGGGTCATCACGCTTCCGATTTCAGCGACACTTGGTGCCATCGCCTACTTTATTTTAAATATGATATTTTAA
- the steT gene encoding serine / threonine exchanger (Evidence 1a: Function from experimental evidences in the studied strain; PubMedId: 15849754, 16850406, 17344220, 19419962, 20610400; Product type t : transporter), which yields MHTEDNGLKKEIGLLFALTLVIGTIIGSGVFMKPGAVLAYSGDSKMALFAWLLGGILTLAGGLTIAEIGTQIPKTGGLYTYLEEVYGEFWGFLCGWVQIIIYGPAIIGALGLYFGSLMANLFGWGSGLSKVIGIIAVLFLCVINIIGTKYGGFVQTLTTIGKLIPIACIIVFGLWKGDQHIFTAVNESISDMNFGAAILATLFAYDGWILLAALGGEMKNPEKLLPRAMTGGLLIVTAIYIFINFALLHILSANEIVTLGENATSTAATMLFGSIGGKLISVGIIVSIFGCLNGKVLSFPRVSFAMAERKQLPFAEKLSHVHPSFRTPWIAISFQIALALIMMLISNPDKLSEISIFMIYIFYVMAFFAVFILRKRAKGEKRAYSVPLYPFMPILAIAGSFFVLGSTLITDTMSCGLSILIGLAGLPVYYGMKKRKAS from the coding sequence ATGCATACTGAAGACAACGGTTTGAAAAAAGAGATAGGCCTCTTGTTTGCCCTTACTCTTGTCATCGGAACCATTATCGGTTCTGGTGTTTTTATGAAGCCCGGCGCTGTGCTTGCTTATTCAGGTGATTCAAAAATGGCGCTTTTCGCCTGGCTGTTAGGCGGTATTTTAACACTGGCGGGCGGTTTGACAATCGCGGAAATCGGAACGCAGATTCCAAAAACCGGCGGGCTTTATACGTACCTTGAAGAAGTGTACGGCGAGTTTTGGGGATTTTTGTGCGGCTGGGTGCAGATTATCATTTACGGCCCGGCGATTATTGGCGCGCTGGGTTTATATTTTGGATCTTTAATGGCGAATCTTTTCGGCTGGGGATCTGGACTATCAAAAGTCATTGGAATTATAGCAGTTCTCTTTTTATGCGTCATTAATATTATCGGTACAAAATACGGCGGTTTTGTCCAAACGCTGACAACGATCGGAAAACTGATTCCGATTGCCTGCATCATCGTCTTTGGCCTTTGGAAAGGCGATCAGCACATCTTCACAGCAGTAAACGAAAGCATTTCTGATATGAACTTCGGGGCGGCTATTTTAGCTACGTTGTTTGCTTATGACGGATGGATTCTCCTTGCCGCTCTCGGCGGAGAAATGAAAAATCCCGAAAAGCTGCTGCCACGCGCTATGACGGGCGGATTATTAATTGTAACGGCGATCTATATTTTCATTAATTTTGCATTGCTTCACATCCTGTCAGCGAACGAAATTGTCACGCTTGGTGAAAATGCGACAAGCACCGCTGCAACCATGCTGTTCGGTTCAATTGGCGGAAAGCTGATCAGTGTAGGGATTATCGTCAGCATCTTTGGGTGCTTAAATGGAAAGGTGCTTTCTTTCCCGCGTGTTTCATTTGCAATGGCGGAACGCAAACAGCTTCCATTTGCTGAAAAACTGTCACATGTACACCCGTCGTTCCGCACACCATGGATTGCGATTTCTTTTCAAATTGCTTTGGCTTTGATTATGATGCTGATCAGCAACCCTGATAAGCTCTCAGAAATCTCCATTTTCATGATCTACATTTTTTATGTGATGGCCTTTTTTGCAGTGTTTATTCTCCGCAAGCGAGCAAAGGGAGAAAAGCGCGCCTACAGTGTTCCGCTTTATCCATTTATGCCAATTCTGGCAATCGCGGGCTCCTTCTTTGTGTTAGGCAGCACACTCATTACAGATACAATGAGCTGCGGATTATCCATCCTCATCGGCCTTGCCGGACTGCCTGTTTATTACGGGATGAAAAAACGAAAAGCAAGCTGA
- the spoIISA gene encoding three-component apoptosis factor (ABC toxin/antitoxin/antitoxin system) (Evidence 1a: Function from experimental evidences in the studied strain; PubMedId: 11371520, 18096016, 20863891, 21147767, 25039482, 26300872, 27294956; Product type f: factor), which produces MVLFFQIMVWCIVAGLGLYVYATWRFEAKVKEKMSAIRKTWYLLFVLGAMVYWTYEPTSLFTHWERYLIVAVSFALIDAFIFLSAYVKKLAGSELETDTREILEENNEMLHMYLNRLKTYQYLLKNEPIHVYYGSIDAYAEGIDKLLKTYADKMNLTASLCHYSTQADKDRLTEHMDDPADVQTRLDRKDVYYDQYGKVVLIPFTIETQNYVIKLTSDSIVTEFDYLLFTSLTSIYDLVLPIEEEGEG; this is translated from the coding sequence ATGGTTTTATTCTTTCAGATCATGGTCTGGTGCATCGTGGCCGGACTGGGGTTATACGTGTATGCCACGTGGCGTTTCGAAGCGAAGGTCAAAGAAAAAATGTCCGCCATTCGGAAAACTTGGTATTTGCTGTTTGTTCTGGGCGCTATGGTATACTGGACATATGAGCCCACTTCCCTATTTACCCACTGGGAACGGTATCTCATTGTCGCAGTCAGTTTTGCTTTGATTGATGCTTTTATCTTCTTAAGTGCATATGTCAAAAAACTGGCCGGCAGCGAGCTTGAAACAGACACAAGAGAAATTCTTGAAGAAAACAACGAAATGCTCCACATGTATCTCAATCGGCTGAAAACATACCAATACCTATTGAAAAACGAACCGATCCATGTTTATTATGGAAGTATAGATGCTTATGCTGAAGGTATTGATAAGCTGCTGAAAACCTATGCTGATAAAATGAACTTAACGGCTTCTCTTTGCCACTATTCGACACAGGCTGATAAAGACCGGTTAACCGAGCATATGGATGATCCGGCAGATGTACAAACACGGCTCGATCGAAAGGATGTTTATTACGACCAATACGGAAAAGTGGTTCTCATCCCTTTTACCATCGAGACACAGAACTATGTCATCAAGCTGACGTCTGACAGCATTGTCACGGAATTTGATTATTTGCTATTTACGTCATTAACGAGCATATATGATTTGGTGCTGCCAATTGAGGAGGAAGGTGAAGGATAA
- the spoIISB gene encoding three-component apoptotic control system component B (antitoxin B) (Evidence 1a: Function from experimental evidences in the studied strain; PubMedId: 11371520, 18096016, 20863891, 21147767, 25039482, 26300872, 27294956; Product type f: factor) produces MERAFQNRCEPRAAKPFKILKKRSTTSVASYQVSPHTARIFKENERLIDEYKRKKA; encoded by the coding sequence ATGGAACGTGCGTTTCAAAACAGATGCGAGCCCAGAGCGGCGAAGCCGTTTAAAATCCTGAAAAAACGTTCAACCACCAGTGTCGCAAGCTATCAAGTCAGTCCGCATACAGCAAGAATCTTCAAAGAAAACGAACGGCTGATTGACGAGTATAAACGAAAAAAAGCATGA
- the ykaA gene encoding putative PitB transporter accessory protein (Evidence 3: Putative function from multiple computational evidences; PubMedId: 9696772, 14563871; Product type r: regulator) — MIRRKKDKFSLLLTEIAKNIDETAEYFVNFKVTNQTTLKEFADTLKEYETKGDNHVHVMIKELNKAFITPIEREDILQLTNSLDDVLDGIEHFSAMMEIFSITSSDEHIDKFSGYIRECAKEILITIELLAENRLKDIQPHAIKIKEYEHSCDNLHRKSLKNLFGNETDPIKVIQYREIYETLEEIADSCQSVANNLETIIMKNA, encoded by the coding sequence ATGATAAGAAGAAAAAAAGATAAGTTCTCACTCCTTTTAACAGAAATTGCAAAGAACATAGACGAAACTGCAGAATATTTTGTGAATTTTAAGGTCACTAACCAAACGACTCTTAAAGAATTTGCAGATACGTTAAAGGAATATGAAACAAAAGGTGACAATCATGTTCATGTCATGATTAAAGAGCTTAACAAAGCGTTCATCACTCCTATTGAGCGCGAAGATATCCTTCAGCTGACAAACAGCTTGGATGATGTGCTTGACGGAATCGAACATTTCTCTGCCATGATGGAGATTTTCTCAATTACTTCATCAGACGAGCATATTGATAAATTCAGCGGATATATCAGAGAATGTGCGAAAGAGATTTTGATTACGATCGAGCTGCTGGCAGAAAATCGCTTAAAGGATATTCAGCCTCACGCAATCAAAATTAAAGAGTATGAGCACAGTTGTGACAACTTGCACAGAAAATCATTAAAGAATCTTTTCGGAAATGAAACAGATCCAATCAAAGTCATTCAATATCGTGAAATATACGAAACGCTTGAAGAAATCGCCGACTCTTGTCAAAGTGTTGCCAATAATCTTGAAACCATCATTATGAAAAACGCGTAA
- the spoIISC gene encoding three component toxin / antitoxin / antitoxin SpoIISABC, antitoxin C (Evidence 1c: Function from experimental evidences in the studied genus; PubMedId: 11371520, 18096016, 20863891, 21147767, 25039482, 26300872, 27294956; Product type r: regulator), producing MSGDTVKKLVRRVKFVDYGRFGLSGYSLRVRERSAGIIKKLKKKK from the coding sequence ATGTCAGGTGATACAGTGAAAAAATTGGTGAGGCGTGTGAAGTTTGTTGATTACGGAAGGTTTGGGCTTTCCGGGTACTCGCTTCGGGTGAGGGAGCGCAGTGCTGGAATTATAAAAAAGTTGAAGAAGAAAAAATAA